The following coding sequences are from one Kallotenue papyrolyticum window:
- a CDS encoding VOC family protein — MQRFTIHPQTAIGMVALRVADLDRAQRFYSEVLGLRVLEREGPRLRLTADGARPLLELEALPGARPKPPRTTGLYHFAILTPDRRALARSLRRLLTLRYPLTGASDHGVSEALYLDDPDGNGIEIYHDRPRHAWPMQGTAVRMSVDPLDLDALLAELSDTEPWEGLDPATRIGHVHLHVADLRQAEAFYCDVLGFTLMQRYGNSASFVAAGGYHHHLGLNVWAGVGAPPPPPDAVGLRFFEIRLPTPAALEQVLTRVHAAGLTPQATPQGWLLRDPSQNALVLVADAQ, encoded by the coding sequence ATGCAACGGTTTACGATTCACCCGCAGACGGCGATCGGCATGGTGGCGCTGCGCGTCGCCGATCTCGACCGCGCGCAACGTTTCTATAGCGAGGTGCTCGGCTTGCGCGTCCTGGAGCGCGAGGGGCCGCGCCTGCGGCTGACGGCGGATGGCGCGCGACCGCTGCTGGAGCTGGAGGCGTTGCCGGGTGCGCGTCCCAAGCCGCCGCGTACCACTGGTCTGTACCACTTCGCGATCCTGACGCCCGATCGTCGCGCATTGGCCCGCTCGCTCCGGCGCCTGCTGACGCTGCGCTACCCGCTGACTGGCGCGTCGGACCATGGTGTCAGCGAGGCGTTGTACTTGGACGATCCGGATGGCAACGGCATCGAGATCTACCACGATCGGCCGCGTCACGCCTGGCCGATGCAGGGCACCGCAGTGCGCATGAGCGTCGATCCGCTGGATCTGGACGCGTTGCTGGCCGAACTGAGCGACACAGAGCCCTGGGAGGGCCTCGATCCCGCGACGCGCATCGGCCACGTCCACTTGCATGTGGCCGATCTGCGCCAGGCCGAGGCCTTCTACTGCGATGTGCTGGGCTTCACGCTGATGCAGCGCTACGGCAACAGTGCCAGTTTTGTTGCTGCGGGCGGCTACCATCACCACTTGGGGCTCAACGTCTGGGCCGGCGTTGGTGCGCCGCCACCACCACCAGACGCTGTTGGTCTGCGCTTCTTCGAGATCCGCCTGCCGACACCGGCGGCGCTGGAGCAGGTGCTGACGCGCGTGCACGCCGCCGGTCTGACGCCCCAGGCGACGCCGCAGGGCTGGCTGCTGCGCGATCCGTCGCAGAACGCACTGGTGCTGGTGGCAGACGCACAGTGA
- a CDS encoding DUF418 domain-containing protein, with protein MHTQATLAATPATLDAPIEEGERLAIVDMLRGLALFGILLVNMAAFKLPTGMGRLPRAEQGLLDRLVTQGITLLAEGKFYSLFAMLFGFGFAIHLLRAQQRGRPALGRFARRLLILLLIGLGHALLIWHGDILVSYALIGLLLLLFRNARLRTLLIWSALLLLGAALLTAAIIGVTELARIIPGTAAVLRATEAQLLAQAAEEHRSYATGSYPAIVAYRARQVLVGLSGLLFSAPTILALFLLGLYVGKRGILHAPAAHTALLRRVQRWCLPLGLALSLAVVLLQTRIGPVSAVSLQLLNLALAGPILALGYGATFVLLAHRPAWQHRLRLLAPAGRMALTNYLLQSLICTTIFYGYGLGMFGRVSASGGLLLTLVIYSGQVIFSHWWLQRFRFGPLEWLWRSLTYGRVQPLRRAIAAPRQPAAS; from the coding sequence ATGCACACCCAGGCCACGCTCGCTGCAACGCCGGCGACGCTGGACGCGCCGATCGAGGAGGGCGAGCGCCTCGCCATCGTCGATATGCTGCGCGGCTTAGCGCTCTTTGGTATTCTGCTGGTCAACATGGCGGCCTTCAAACTGCCCACCGGCATGGGTCGCCTGCCCCGCGCCGAGCAGGGACTGCTCGATCGTCTGGTGACGCAGGGCATCACGCTGCTGGCCGAAGGCAAGTTCTACTCGCTGTTTGCCATGTTGTTTGGCTTCGGCTTCGCGATCCACCTGCTGCGCGCCCAACAGCGTGGCCGTCCGGCTCTCGGACGCTTTGCGCGTCGACTACTGATCCTGCTGCTGATCGGCCTGGGGCACGCGTTGCTGATCTGGCACGGCGATATTTTGGTCAGCTATGCGCTGATCGGCCTGCTGCTGCTCCTGTTCCGCAACGCCCGACTGCGCACGCTGCTGATCTGGTCGGCGCTGCTGCTGCTGGGCGCTGCGCTGCTGACCGCGGCGATCATCGGTGTGACTGAGCTGGCGCGAATCATCCCTGGCACTGCCGCGGTACTGCGCGCCACCGAGGCGCAACTGCTGGCGCAGGCTGCCGAGGAGCACCGCAGCTACGCCACCGGCAGCTACCCGGCGATCGTCGCCTATCGCGCGCGTCAGGTGCTGGTAGGGCTGAGCGGACTGCTGTTCTCGGCGCCCACGATTCTGGCGCTGTTTCTGCTGGGGCTCTACGTCGGCAAGCGTGGCATCCTCCATGCTCCCGCCGCGCACACGGCGCTGCTGCGGCGCGTGCAGCGCTGGTGCCTGCCGCTGGGCCTGGCGCTGAGTCTGGCAGTAGTCCTGCTCCAGACGCGCATCGGCCCAGTTAGCGCCGTCAGCCTCCAACTGCTGAATCTCGCGCTGGCCGGTCCGATCCTGGCGCTGGGCTATGGCGCCACCTTCGTCCTGCTGGCACACCGCCCCGCCTGGCAGCACCGGCTGCGGCTGCTGGCGCCCGCGGGCCGCATGGCGCTGACCAACTATCTGCTCCAGTCGCTGATCTGCACGACGATCTTCTACGGCTACGGCCTGGGGATGTTCGGCAGAGTGAGCGCCAGCGGCGGCCTGCTGCTAACGCTGGTGATCTATAGTGGGCAAGTGATCTTCAGCCACTGGTGGCTGCAGCGCTTCCGCTTTGGCCCGCTGGAGTGGCTGTGGCGCTCGCTGACCTACGGTCGTGTCCAACCGCTGCGGCGCGCGATCGCCGCTCCTCGCCAGCCTGCCGCGTCGTAG
- a CDS encoding glycosyltransferase family 4 protein: protein MPYTVLTIAPTSFFADYGAHVRIWEEAKILKQLGHRVVMTTYHNGDDMPGLDIRRSWDVPWIKRAMVGSSRHKLYLDVALTWRTLRVALEIRPDLVHAHLHEGALIGALVSRLLRIPLIFDYQGSLTGEMVDHRFLNPRGLFYRPMRLLERVINAMPDAIITSTYNAAATLHREWRYPRDRLYTVVDSVNTERFRPFDGSPAWEAERQRLRAELGIPAGRRIVVYIGLLAEYQGTNRLLEAARIVTARRPDTHFLIMGYPDVQSYRALADTLGVSGHVTLPGRILYKDLHAYLALGEIAVAPKKSATEGAGKITNYMAMGLPVVAFDTPVSRELLGEIGVYARFDDPVSLAEEIIALLDDGERARELGRLGRLKAVREHSWELGGQQISAIYERAFARRAGRPLPPVPTVLRG from the coding sequence ATGCCATACACGGTTCTGACCATTGCGCCGACATCCTTTTTCGCCGACTACGGCGCGCATGTGCGCATTTGGGAAGAGGCCAAGATCCTCAAGCAGCTCGGCCATCGCGTAGTGATGACCACCTACCACAACGGCGATGATATGCCGGGCCTGGACATTCGCCGTTCGTGGGATGTGCCCTGGATCAAGCGCGCGATGGTCGGTTCCTCGCGGCACAAGCTCTACCTGGATGTGGCGCTGACCTGGCGCACGCTGCGCGTCGCCCTGGAGATCCGGCCGGATCTCGTGCATGCGCACCTCCACGAGGGCGCGCTGATCGGTGCGCTGGTCAGCCGTCTGCTGCGCATTCCGCTGATCTTCGACTACCAGGGCTCGCTCACCGGCGAAATGGTCGATCACCGCTTCCTCAACCCGCGTGGCCTCTTCTACCGCCCGATGCGCCTGCTGGAACGGGTGATCAACGCTATGCCCGACGCCATTATTACGTCAACCTATAACGCAGCCGCGACGCTGCACCGCGAGTGGCGCTACCCGCGCGACCGGCTCTACACCGTCGTCGATTCGGTCAACACCGAGCGCTTTCGGCCCTTCGACGGCTCGCCCGCCTGGGAAGCAGAGCGGCAGCGGCTGCGCGCCGAGCTGGGCATTCCCGCCGGGCGGCGCATCGTGGTATACATCGGGCTACTGGCCGAATATCAGGGGACCAACCGGCTGCTGGAGGCTGCGCGTATCGTCACGGCGCGCCGACCCGACACGCACTTTCTGATCATGGGCTATCCCGATGTGCAGAGCTACCGCGCGCTAGCGGACACGCTGGGCGTGAGCGGACACGTCACGCTGCCGGGACGCATTCTGTACAAGGATCTGCACGCCTACCTGGCGCTGGGCGAGATCGCCGTCGCACCCAAGAAATCGGCGACCGAGGGCGCCGGCAAAATCACCAACTACATGGCCATGGGCTTGCCGGTGGTCGCCTTCGACACGCCCGTGAGCCGCGAGCTGTTAGGCGAGATCGGCGTGTACGCCCGCTTCGACGATCCCGTCTCGCTGGCGGAAGAGATCATCGCGCTCCTGGATGATGGGGAGCGCGCTCGCGAGCTGGGGCGGCTGGGCCGCCTCAAAGCCGTGCGCGAGCACTCCTGGGAGCTGGGCGGCCAGCAGATCAGCGCGATCTACGAGCGCGCCTTTGCGCGCCGCGCGGGCCGACCTCTGCCGCCGGTGCCCACCGTGTTGCGCGGCTGA
- a CDS encoding class I SAM-dependent methyltransferase yields the protein MAVINQKMLRAFVAGRYWRHPIRAWRIYRAEVARHNKGYKSAWEAVGKDAGWAYSMMNGSPDEATLQRTGGEMAQRLLDALAIAPTHRVLELGCGVARIGRELAPRVAAWHGADISGSILRLARRRTRHLPNVFLHELERAALPFEAAVFDRAYSHLVLFHMDKEDLFLYLRELARVLKPGGLLYFDTWNLLHPEGWQRFLWELERHRDKPVRPAHRNQFCTPDEVRLYVEQAGLAPLHVLDQSFWVQVIAARPGADVDLEVLRALPRNLEALVPRGRWYY from the coding sequence ATGGCTGTGATTAACCAAAAGATGCTGCGCGCCTTTGTCGCCGGGCGCTACTGGCGGCATCCGATCCGCGCCTGGCGCATCTACCGCGCCGAGGTGGCGCGTCACAATAAAGGCTACAAATCGGCCTGGGAAGCGGTCGGCAAGGATGCCGGCTGGGCCTATAGTATGATGAACGGCTCGCCCGACGAAGCGACGTTGCAGCGCACCGGCGGCGAGATGGCGCAACGCTTGCTCGATGCGCTGGCGATCGCGCCGACGCATCGCGTGCTGGAGCTGGGCTGCGGCGTGGCGCGCATCGGGCGCGAACTGGCGCCGCGGGTGGCGGCCTGGCACGGCGCCGATATTTCGGGGTCGATCCTGCGCCTGGCGCGCCGCCGCACGCGACATCTGCCCAATGTCTTCTTGCATGAGCTGGAGCGCGCGGCGCTGCCCTTCGAGGCAGCCGTGTTCGATCGCGCCTACTCCCACCTGGTGCTGTTCCACATGGATAAAGAGGATCTGTTCCTCTACTTGCGGGAGCTGGCGCGTGTGTTGAAGCCGGGCGGTCTGCTCTACTTCGACACCTGGAACCTGCTGCACCCCGAGGGTTGGCAGCGCTTTCTGTGGGAGCTGGAGCGCCACCGCGACAAGCCCGTGCGTCCGGCGCACCGCAACCAGTTCTGCACCCCCGACGAGGTGCGCCTGTACGTTGAACAGGCCGGGCTCGCGCCGCTGCACGTGCTCGACCAGAGCTTCTGGGTGCAGGTGATTGCGGCGCGACCCGGCGCGGATGTCGATCTGGAGGTGCTGCGCGCGCTGCCGCGCAATTTGGAGGCGCTGGTGCCGCGCGGGCGCTGGTACTACTAG
- a CDS encoding THUMP-like domain-containing protein encodes MLTLETFHALLTPEGQAALAAAAALDADETTLLPALTKLRRRFPAPLAAAALETTLLRRRARSKFRQADALYFTREALEQASGELVARHRAQRFRAQADTVYDLCCGIGGDALALAAAGLQVVGYDHDPLRVAIARANAAALGLAQRVTFVVGDVRAVVPPSGAWLFFDPARRDEHGRRRAPAAYQPPLATIERWLDRAAGLAVKVAPGIDYETLPYPVEVEIVSLGGEVKEACLWWGALRRHGRSATLLPAGVMLTDEPVPPPPLSVPQRYLYEPDGAVIRAHLIAQLAQRLGAAQIDPSLAFLTAAHLTPTPFARAWEIIEVMPFNLKQLRARLRHLGVGHVVIKKRGSPIDPQALERQLRLEGPATLTLVLTRAQGEHVVLLCREAQAGGA; translated from the coding sequence ATGCTGACGCTGGAGACCTTTCACGCGCTGCTGACGCCCGAGGGCCAGGCAGCACTGGCGGCGGCCGCGGCGCTGGATGCCGATGAAACGACGCTGCTGCCGGCGCTGACCAAGCTGCGCCGGCGCTTTCCCGCGCCACTGGCGGCGGCCGCGCTGGAAACGACCCTGCTGCGTCGGCGCGCGCGTTCCAAGTTTCGCCAGGCCGATGCGCTCTACTTCACGCGCGAAGCGCTGGAACAGGCCTCGGGCGAGCTGGTGGCGCGTCATCGCGCGCAGCGCTTCCGCGCGCAGGCGGATACGGTGTACGATCTGTGCTGCGGCATCGGCGGCGATGCGCTGGCACTGGCCGCCGCCGGTCTGCAGGTCGTCGGCTACGATCACGATCCCCTGCGCGTGGCGATCGCGCGGGCCAATGCGGCTGCGCTAGGCCTGGCGCAGCGCGTGACGTTTGTGGTCGGCGATGTGCGCGCGGTTGTGCCGCCGTCCGGCGCCTGGCTCTTTTTCGATCCGGCGCGCCGCGACGAACACGGACGGCGCCGGGCGCCCGCCGCGTACCAGCCACCCCTGGCGACGATCGAGCGCTGGCTCGATCGCGCTGCCGGACTGGCCGTCAAGGTCGCGCCCGGCATCGACTATGAGACGCTGCCCTATCCGGTCGAGGTCGAGATCGTGTCGCTGGGCGGCGAGGTCAAGGAGGCCTGCCTGTGGTGGGGCGCGCTGCGCCGGCATGGACGCAGCGCTACGCTGCTGCCGGCGGGCGTGATGCTCACGGACGAGCCTGTGCCGCCGCCGCCGCTCAGCGTGCCGCAGCGCTACCTCTACGAGCCCGACGGCGCGGTGATTCGCGCCCATCTGATCGCGCAGCTTGCCCAACGCCTGGGCGCGGCGCAGATCGATCCTTCGCTGGCATTTCTCACCGCCGCGCATCTGACGCCGACGCCGTTCGCGCGCGCCTGGGAGATCATCGAGGTGATGCCCTTCAACCTGAAGCAGCTCCGCGCCCGTCTACGGCATCTGGGCGTCGGACACGTCGTCATCAAAAAACGTGGCTCGCCGATCGATCCGCAAGCGCTGGAGCGGCAGTTGCGGCTAGAAGGTCCCGCCACGCTCACACTAGTGTTGACCCGCGCGCAGGGCGAGCATGTCGTGCTGCTGTGCCGTGAGGCACAGGCCGGCGGCGCGTAG
- the dnaA gene encoding chromosomal replication initiator protein DnaA, with amino-acid sequence MNTKQIWQAALGDLELQLPKSEFNTWLRETTLVEVEHNQAIIGTPNIFAREVLEGRYHEPIRSTLSSLLGYPVDVQVVIGAGSALEEWRPRAGEGASVPRATGPAGRRGSVAEAPLQAEQLDLLTPRTAMLNPNYTFHSFIVGSSNRLAHAACLAVAEHPAKAYNPLFLYGGVGLGKTHLLHAIGNLVLDRNPEVNVLYVSSEKFTNDLINAIRRQNTEEFRMRYRSIDVLLIDDIQFITGKEATQEEFFHTFNTLHGAGKQIVISSDRPPKAINTLEERLRSRFEWGLIVDVQSPDLETRTAILRGKAEQLNVRVPDEVIDFLAHRIQSNIRELEGSLNRVVAFATLNRQPITIELAASALSELLENTRRQRITNEAIIAAVSQYYGIDPKVLKGRQRSRNIVVPRQVAMYLMREETESSLVEIGQALGGRDHTTVLHGCEKIAEDINSDSRLRADVLEIRNRLYGSAPMA; translated from the coding sequence TTGAATACCAAACAGATCTGGCAGGCTGCGCTCGGCGATCTGGAGTTGCAGCTCCCGAAGAGTGAGTTCAACACCTGGCTGCGGGAGACGACTCTGGTCGAAGTGGAACACAACCAGGCGATCATCGGCACGCCGAACATCTTTGCGCGCGAGGTGCTTGAAGGGCGTTACCACGAACCGATCCGCTCAACGCTCTCCTCGTTGCTGGGCTACCCTGTCGATGTCCAGGTGGTGATCGGCGCGGGCAGCGCGCTGGAGGAGTGGCGTCCGCGCGCCGGCGAGGGGGCGAGCGTGCCGCGCGCCACTGGGCCTGCCGGGCGGCGTGGCAGTGTGGCGGAAGCACCGCTGCAGGCCGAGCAGCTCGATCTGCTGACGCCGCGCACGGCGATGCTCAATCCCAACTACACCTTCCATTCGTTTATTGTTGGCTCGTCCAACCGGCTGGCACACGCCGCCTGTCTGGCGGTCGCCGAGCATCCGGCCAAGGCCTACAATCCGCTCTTCCTCTACGGCGGCGTGGGGCTGGGCAAGACGCACCTGCTGCATGCCATCGGCAATCTGGTGCTGGATCGCAATCCGGAGGTCAACGTGCTCTACGTCTCCTCCGAGAAGTTCACCAACGATCTGATCAACGCGATCCGGCGGCAGAACACCGAAGAGTTTCGCATGCGCTACCGCAGCATCGACGTGCTGCTGATCGACGATATCCAGTTCATCACCGGCAAGGAAGCGACGCAGGAAGAGTTCTTCCATACCTTCAACACGCTACATGGCGCCGGCAAGCAGATCGTGATCAGCTCGGATCGTCCGCCCAAGGCGATCAACACCCTGGAAGAGCGGCTGCGCTCGCGCTTCGAGTGGGGGCTGATCGTTGATGTGCAGTCGCCCGACCTGGAGACGCGCACGGCGATCCTGCGCGGCAAGGCCGAACAGCTCAACGTGCGCGTGCCCGACGAGGTGATCGATTTTCTGGCGCACCGCATCCAGAGCAACATTCGCGAGCTGGAGGGCAGCCTCAACCGGGTGGTGGCCTTTGCTACGCTCAACCGCCAGCCGATCACTATCGAGCTGGCGGCCTCGGCGCTGAGCGAGTTGCTGGAGAACACGCGCCGCCAGCGCATCACCAACGAGGCGATCATCGCCGCGGTCTCGCAGTACTACGGCATCGATCCCAAAGTGCTCAAGGGCCGTCAGCGCTCGCGCAACATTGTGGTGCCGCGCCAGGTGGCTATGTACCTGATGCGCGAAGAGACCGAGTCGAGCTTGGTGGAGATCGGTCAGGCGCTGGGTGGTCGCGATCATACGACCGTGCTGCACGGCTGCGAAAAGATCGCCGAGGACATCAACAGCGACTCGCGCCTGCGCGCCGACGTGCTGGAGATTCGCAATCGTCTCTATGGCAGCGCGCCAATGGCGTGA
- a CDS encoding pseudouridine synthase: protein MLERLHKVLARSGVASLRAAEDMMLAGRVTVNGRVVRELGARVDPDVDVIAVDGTVIKPRKPGDEYQYFLVNKPVGVISTAQDTHARPTVVGLVPSNERIYPVGRLDADSEGLLLLTNDGDLAYRLTHPRFEIEKEYRVLLDRAPTIDDLRRWREGVQLEDGVTLPAWVEILERGPDGAWVRIVMREGRKRQIRNVANLLGYEVRRLIRVREGPISLGDLPPGQWRALTPEEVAALREHTRHIPSRAEDTTAEERMKPPFNQRRSAAARSRPDARPSIRGVSRRPGPSTPPMQHAVSDREDEQPDRIDEGERARPRRPATPLRTNRDAQRNQRTGSSMRSEYDRARREQPASGGNRRAAPAERPRYDRSSSSMRNEYGRAERGNAAPSRERSRSGAPERPRYDRSSSSIRGEYDRRETGARSGNRPRSGRPGQRPSRDEQRAAYERRREAYNRSGGRPRPDAARPTTRQPAPRRAPLRPTQPIPDDDLD, encoded by the coding sequence ATGCTTGAACGATTGCACAAGGTCCTGGCCCGCTCAGGCGTTGCGTCGTTGCGGGCCGCTGAGGATATGATGCTGGCCGGTCGCGTCACCGTCAACGGACGGGTGGTACGCGAACTGGGCGCGCGCGTCGATCCCGACGTGGATGTGATCGCCGTGGACGGCACCGTGATCAAGCCGCGCAAGCCCGGCGACGAATACCAGTATTTTCTGGTCAACAAGCCCGTCGGCGTGATCTCGACCGCGCAGGACACCCACGCGCGGCCGACCGTGGTTGGCCTGGTGCCGAGCAACGAGCGCATCTACCCGGTAGGACGCCTCGACGCCGACAGCGAAGGCCTGCTGCTGCTGACCAACGATGGCGATCTGGCCTACCGGCTGACGCATCCGCGCTTCGAGATCGAGAAGGAGTATCGCGTGCTGCTTGACCGCGCGCCCACCATCGATGATCTGCGCCGCTGGCGCGAGGGCGTGCAATTAGAAGACGGCGTGACCCTGCCGGCCTGGGTCGAGATCCTAGAGCGCGGGCCCGATGGCGCCTGGGTGCGCATTGTCATGCGCGAAGGTCGCAAACGCCAGATCCGCAACGTCGCCAACCTGCTGGGCTACGAGGTCCGCCGGCTGATCCGCGTGCGCGAAGGGCCGATCAGCCTGGGCGATCTGCCGCCCGGCCAGTGGCGCGCGCTCACGCCCGAAGAGGTCGCCGCGCTGCGCGAGCATACGCGGCATATTCCATCCCGTGCCGAAGATACCACTGCCGAGGAGCGCATGAAACCACCCTTCAACCAGCGCCGGTCTGCCGCAGCGCGTAGCCGACCGGATGCCCGTCCATCCATCCGCGGCGTCAGCCGCCGCCCGGGCCCGTCCACGCCGCCCATGCAGCACGCCGTGTCCGACCGCGAAGACGAGCAGCCTGATCGCATCGACGAGGGCGAACGCGCCCGCCCACGCCGCCCGGCTACACCACTCCGCACCAACCGCGACGCGCAGCGCAACCAGCGCACAGGCTCGTCGATGCGCAGCGAATATGATCGCGCCCGCCGCGAGCAACCCGCCTCAGGCGGCAACCGGCGCGCTGCACCTGCCGAGCGGCCCCGCTACGATCGCAGCAGCTCGTCGATGCGTAATGAGTATGGACGCGCCGAACGCGGCAACGCCGCTCCCAGCCGCGAGCGCTCGCGCTCTGGCGCGCCCGAACGCCCGCGCTACGATCGCAGCAGTTCATCAATCCGCGGCGAGTATGATCGCCGTGAGACAGGCGCCCGATCCGGCAACCGCCCGCGTAGCGGGCGGCCTGGACAGCGTCCCAGCCGCGACGAGCAACGCGCCGCCTACGAACGCCGGCGTGAGGCCTACAATCGGAGCGGGGGACGGCCCCGGCCGGATGCAGCGCGTCCAACTACCAGGCAGCCCGCGCCGCGCCGCGCGCCCCTGCGCCCAACGCAGCCCATCCCGGACGATGACCTCGACTGA
- a CDS encoding N-acetylmuramoyl-L-alanine amidase — protein sequence MDGRATQRLVTLALALLLLMPWPAAAQRGWRVGLQVGHWRAHELPDELARLRTSTGAVAGNVREVDVNLRITNLAAAYLRAADVSVDVLPATVPPAYRADAFLSIHADGSPSPQARGWKAATHWREWEASLALVEALKAEYGALTGLPWDGARITSNMRGYYALSSRRFDHSVAMDTPAAILELGYLTNAADRQLMLQQPERLARAIANALLRFLRSQPANGWPDPPPLPDLRATVVVARANLRAGPGTSFPIVRTVQRDRVLLIAEERGAWLRVFSFRNTTGARWIHRDMVRLQRLSDEPPRDS from the coding sequence ATGGACGGACGAGCCACGCAGCGCCTGGTCACGCTGGCGCTGGCCCTGCTGCTGCTCATGCCCTGGCCGGCGGCGGCTCAGCGCGGCTGGCGCGTCGGCCTCCAGGTCGGCCACTGGCGCGCCCACGAGTTGCCGGATGAGCTCGCCCGTCTGCGCACCAGCACCGGCGCGGTGGCGGGCAACGTGCGCGAGGTGGACGTCAACCTGCGCATCACCAATCTGGCCGCCGCCTATCTGCGCGCTGCGGACGTGAGCGTTGATGTGCTGCCGGCGACGGTCCCACCCGCCTATCGCGCCGATGCGTTTCTATCGATCCACGCCGACGGCAGCCCCAGCCCGCAGGCGCGCGGCTGGAAAGCGGCCACGCACTGGCGCGAATGGGAAGCCTCGCTGGCGCTGGTCGAGGCGCTCAAAGCCGAGTATGGCGCGCTGACCGGCCTGCCGTGGGATGGAGCGCGCATCACCTCCAACATGCGCGGCTACTACGCACTGAGCAGCCGGCGCTTCGACCACAGCGTTGCGATGGACACGCCGGCGGCGATCCTCGAACTGGGCTACCTGACCAACGCCGCCGATCGGCAACTTATGCTGCAACAGCCCGAACGCCTGGCGCGTGCCATCGCCAACGCGCTGCTGCGCTTCCTGCGCTCGCAACCGGCCAACGGCTGGCCCGACCCGCCACCGCTGCCCGATCTGCGCGCAACGGTCGTGGTCGCGCGCGCCAACCTGCGCGCCGGACCGGGCACCTCCTTCCCGATCGTGCGCACGGTGCAACGCGACCGCGTGCTGCTGATTGCCGAAGAGCGCGGCGCCTGGCTGCGCGTCTTCTCGTTCCGCAACACCACCGGCGCGCGCTGGATCCACCGCGACATGGTGCGCCTGCAACGCCTGAGCGACGAACCGCCACGCGACAGCTAG